In Ciconia boyciana chromosome 16, ASM3463844v1, whole genome shotgun sequence, one genomic interval encodes:
- the CANT1 gene encoding soluble calcium-activated nucleotidase 1 isoform X1, with the protein MPIPPCHESMSPLRISVGGLPVLASMTKGADPRFRLRWKAIVLSSACVGFVLLLFCLHRSSPARHGPPNPHNWQLSLQAGDRYNDTYPLSPPQRNPEGVRYRIGVIADLDTQSRGSEEHTWFSYLKKGYLVLSDSGDSVTVEWDKDESVLQSHLAEKGRGMELSELVVFNGKLYAVDDRTGVVYQIEGNKVVPWVILPDGDGTVGKAPARAILSAAGFKAEWLAVKDEHLYVGGLGKEWTTTTGEVVNENPEWVKVIGYKGDVGHENWVANYNALRAAAGIRPPGYLIHESASWSDTLQRWFFLPRRASHERYSEKADERRGTNLLLSSTQDFGDVTVGRVGEVVPTHGFSSFKFIPDTDDQIIVALKSEEDNGKIASYIMAFTLDGRFLLPETRIGSVKYEGIEFI; encoded by the exons ATGCCCATCCCGCCCTGCCATGAGTCTATGAGCCCCCTCCGGATCAGCGTGGGTGGTCTGCCTGTCCTTGCGTCCATGACCAAGGGTGCTGACCCCCGCTTCCGACTGCGCTGGAAGGCCATCGTGCTGTCGTCGGCCTGCGTGGggtttgtgctgctgctcttctgcctgcACCGGTCCtccccggcacggcacggcccaCCCAATCCTCACAACTGGCAGctcagcctgcaggcaggggaccGCTACAATGACACCTACCCACTCTCCCCACCCCAGAGAAACCCCGAGGGCGTGCGCTACCGCATCGGAGTCATTGCAGACCTGGACACGCAGTCCCGGGGCTCTGAGGAGCACACCTGGTTCAGTTACCTGAAGAAGGGCTACCTGGTGCTGTCGGACAGCGGGGACAGCGTGACCGTGGAATGGGACAAAGATGAGAGTGTGCTGCAGTCCCACCTGGCTGAGAAGGGCAGGGGCATGGAGCTCTCCGAGCTGGTCGTCTTCAATGGGAAGCTGTACGCCGTGGACGACCGGACAGGAGTGGTCTACCAGATTGAGGGCAACAAGGTGGTGCCCTGGGTGATCCTCCCGGACGGGGACGGCACAGTGGGGAAAG CCCCGGCTCGTGCCATTCTCTCCGCTGCAGGCTTCAAGGCGGAGTGGCTGGCGGTGAAGGACGAGCACCTCTATGTGGGGGGACTGGGCAAGGAGTGGACCACGACAACGGGGGAGGTGGTGAACGAGAACCCCGAGTGGGTGAAGGTCATCGGCTACAAGGGCGACGTGGGCCATGAGAACTGGGTGGCAAACTACAACGCGCTGAGGGCCGCGGCAGGGATCCGACCCCCAG GTTACCTGATCCACGAGTCGGCCTCCTGGAGCGACACCCTGCAGCGCTGGTTCTTCCTGCCGCGCCGTGCCAGCCACGAGCGATACAGTGAGAAGGCGGACGAGCGGCGAGGCACCAACCTGCTGCTGAGCTCCACCCAGGACTTCGGGGACGTGACGGTGGGACGCGTGGGCGAAGTGGTCCCCACCCACGGCTTCTCCTCCTTCAAGTTCATCCCGGACACGGACGACCAGATCATCGTGGCGTTGAAATCGGAAGAGGACAACGGCAAGATCGCCAGCTACATCATGGCCTTCACACTGGACGGGCGCTTCCTCCTGCCCGAGACCAGGATCGGGAGCGTGAAATATGAGGGCATTGAGTTTATTTAA
- the CANT1 gene encoding soluble calcium-activated nucleotidase 1 isoform X2: protein MPIPPCHESMSPLRISVGGLPVLASMTKGADPRFRLRWKAIVLSSACVGFVLLLFCLHRSSPARHGPPNPHNWQLSLQAGDRYNDTYPLSPPQRNPEGVRYRIGVIADLDTQSRGSEEHTWFSYLKKGYLVLSDSGDSVTVEWDKDESVLQSHLAEKGRGMELSELVVFNGKLYAVDDRTGVVYQIEGNKVVPWVILPDGDGTVGKGFKAEWLAVKDEHLYVGGLGKEWTTTTGEVVNENPEWVKVIGYKGDVGHENWVANYNALRAAAGIRPPGYLIHESASWSDTLQRWFFLPRRASHERYSEKADERRGTNLLLSSTQDFGDVTVGRVGEVVPTHGFSSFKFIPDTDDQIIVALKSEEDNGKIASYIMAFTLDGRFLLPETRIGSVKYEGIEFI from the exons ATGCCCATCCCGCCCTGCCATGAGTCTATGAGCCCCCTCCGGATCAGCGTGGGTGGTCTGCCTGTCCTTGCGTCCATGACCAAGGGTGCTGACCCCCGCTTCCGACTGCGCTGGAAGGCCATCGTGCTGTCGTCGGCCTGCGTGGggtttgtgctgctgctcttctgcctgcACCGGTCCtccccggcacggcacggcccaCCCAATCCTCACAACTGGCAGctcagcctgcaggcaggggaccGCTACAATGACACCTACCCACTCTCCCCACCCCAGAGAAACCCCGAGGGCGTGCGCTACCGCATCGGAGTCATTGCAGACCTGGACACGCAGTCCCGGGGCTCTGAGGAGCACACCTGGTTCAGTTACCTGAAGAAGGGCTACCTGGTGCTGTCGGACAGCGGGGACAGCGTGACCGTGGAATGGGACAAAGATGAGAGTGTGCTGCAGTCCCACCTGGCTGAGAAGGGCAGGGGCATGGAGCTCTCCGAGCTGGTCGTCTTCAATGGGAAGCTGTACGCCGTGGACGACCGGACAGGAGTGGTCTACCAGATTGAGGGCAACAAGGTGGTGCCCTGGGTGATCCTCCCGGACGGGGACGGCACAGTGGGGAAAG GCTTCAAGGCGGAGTGGCTGGCGGTGAAGGACGAGCACCTCTATGTGGGGGGACTGGGCAAGGAGTGGACCACGACAACGGGGGAGGTGGTGAACGAGAACCCCGAGTGGGTGAAGGTCATCGGCTACAAGGGCGACGTGGGCCATGAGAACTGGGTGGCAAACTACAACGCGCTGAGGGCCGCGGCAGGGATCCGACCCCCAG GTTACCTGATCCACGAGTCGGCCTCCTGGAGCGACACCCTGCAGCGCTGGTTCTTCCTGCCGCGCCGTGCCAGCCACGAGCGATACAGTGAGAAGGCGGACGAGCGGCGAGGCACCAACCTGCTGCTGAGCTCCACCCAGGACTTCGGGGACGTGACGGTGGGACGCGTGGGCGAAGTGGTCCCCACCCACGGCTTCTCCTCCTTCAAGTTCATCCCGGACACGGACGACCAGATCATCGTGGCGTTGAAATCGGAAGAGGACAACGGCAAGATCGCCAGCTACATCATGGCCTTCACACTGGACGGGCGCTTCCTCCTGCCCGAGACCAGGATCGGGAGCGTGAAATATGAGGGCATTGAGTTTATTTAA
- the C1QTNF1 gene encoding complement C1q tumor necrosis factor-related protein 1, producing the protein MEGLWALGVLLLSCLLLLCPVGSQTSSSPNQHLQTDPEEAPSQHHAARATREQKASSAQEGLPPRPRCVRCCEPPDQRFSYPQYQPLPQINMTILKGEKGDRGERGMQGKFGKTGVAGSRGHTGPKGQKGSVGAPGERCKSHYAAFSVGRKKPLHSNDYYQTLIFDTEFVNLYDHFNMFTGKFYCYVPGIYYFSLNVHTWNQKETYLHIMRNGVEVVILYAQVSDRSIMQSQSVMLELQEQDEVWVRLYKGERENAVFSDEYDTYITFSGHLIKYSGDP; encoded by the exons ATGGAGGGGCTTTGGGCGCTCGgtgtcctgctgctctcctgcctgctgctgctctgccccgTGGGGAGCCAGACCAGCTCCAGCCCCAACCAGCATTTGCAGACGGACCCCGAGGAGGCACCGTCCCAGCACCACGCTGCCAG ggccaCACGGGAGCAGAAGGCCAGCAGTGCCCAGGAGGGGctgcccccgcggccccgctgcgTCCGCTGCTGTGAGCCGCCCGACCAGCGCTTCTCCTACCCCCAGTACCAGCCCCTGCCTCAGATCAACATGACCATCCTGAAAG GTGAGAAGGGGGACCGTGGCGAGCGAGGCATGCAGGGCAAGTTCGGCAAGACAGGGGTGGCCGGCAGCAGGGGCCACACGGGGCCCAAGGGACAGAAGGGCAGCGTGGGTGCCCCGGGGGAGCGCTGCAAGAGCCACTACGCTGCCTTCTCGGTGGGCCGCAAGAAACCCCTGCACAGCAACGACTACTACCAGACCCTCATCTTCGACACGGAGTTTGTCAACCTCTACGACCACTTCAACATGTTCACGGGCAAGTTTTACTGCTACGTCCCCGGGATCTACTACTTCAGCCTCAATGTGCACACCTGGAACCAGAAGGAGACATACCTGCACATCATGCGCAACGGGGTGGAGGTGGTGATCCTCTACGCCCAGGTGAGCGACCGCAGCATCATGCAGAGCCAGAGCGTcatgctggagctgcaggagcaggacgAGGTCTGGGTGCGGCTCTACAAGGGCGAGCGCGAGAACGCCGTCTTCAGCGATGAGTACGACACTTACATCACCTTCAGTGGCCACCTCATCAAGTACAGCGGGGATCCCTGA